The DNA segment CCCTCAAGTGCACTGCtttactgagttttaaatttcaCACTTGTTTTGCTACTCAAtaagaataaatagaattttaagttgTCTGCGTAATAGAAACACCCGGTGAAGCATGAATGGTATGTTGCTTTTGCATTTCTGGGAGTGTCAAATAGCAGTTATGGGCAAGAACCTATGGAACAGCCATCCTCACATGTGTTGGGATTGCTGATTCAGACTTCCCTATTTATCCATAAAATTTTGCTTATGTCCAGAGTTCTAAAGCCATTTTCTAATACTGCAGTATCCCTTTTCTACAGCCTTACTAAGATAGCTACAAACATACTCCAATGCAGTATCCCTTTTCTACAGCCTTATTAAAATAGCTACAAACATTTTCCCGTTCAGTTTCACTTTTGTTGTATATCAAAGTTGAACTCTATAAACCAAGAATCCAACTTGAGGTAAATTATATAGCTTTCCATATACCCTTTTTTCCTCAGGTGCTAAATAAAGGCTCCAAAAAATGGATACTGCTTTAGTAATGtcttttattaaacatttcttttgcTAGATATAAAGATTTGGTGTTAAAAATGGTTTTACTATGTAAATATGAATGAATGCCTTCAGTTAGCCCCTGTTTGTCTATTATTAGTCTGTTTCATTTATCCTCTATAGAGAAGGATCCTTTCATAATCTTGAATACATTTCATTAGGAGTTGTTGCATTTTTAGAGTGAAAATACAAGTGTTTTCTGTCTTGGATTAATCCTGCTGCTGCTatgagaaactgaaaatcaaGAATGTGATGCACTTTTTACATTACTATATACCATACCTGTATAAGTTGCTTTGAATACCTTTCCTGTAGCACAGCCACTAACAAAagtgaatgaattaaattttcttcagGAGGGAATTAGTACAAATAAACTATTTATGGTATTGGCCTATGAAGGGCAATaccttaggaaaataaaaattgttagtATTACGTTTTTTGgccttaaaaatgtcttctactactgaaaatcttttaaatcttaGAATTCTCTTATTCCCTCTCTGCCTTGAAAAGAGGATTTGGGAAGAATGGTTTAAAGGAAATATCATTGGTTTGTTGCTGATttatcttttagaaagaaaacaattgtCTCTATAAGCTGGGGACTGTTTTGTTTGTATACAGAGGAGAAATAGTGCCGTCCAGAGCCAATCTGATTTAGTGTAATCAAATCAATCAAAACTGTTCTGCTTCTCTAGAATATTTTTACTTAGCAAAGATGAACTTTAGTAGGAATGCTACTTGACGAGAGGAAAAGTCATTTCTCAAGCACATACCCAAACTTGAAGGAGACTGAACCCAAAATAATGGAGGAGAAAACACCAAATGGGGTGGAGGAATATGAGAAAGATACGTGGTCCAAAGCTATCTGGTTATATTTCGATGTTGCCAATATTGCCAAgccaaaattttaatttgcttatttaataTGTTTGTTGGCCAGAGATCTATTTTTATATCAATGTGCCTtgcatgtatatttaaaaagtttggaAAGGCCATGTAGTAATGCCTGAGATAGTTGATGGTTCTTACCACCTCACTGATTTTTATGCAGTATGAAATGCTCATTCTATCGCCCAACTGGTGCTCTCTGTTTAAAGTTATAGATCTTGTCACAAACTGGAACTATTTTATAAACTGGGGAAGtgatttaatttactttttttgttgtttcatttttgttcttaatcTGTTAGTGGCTGTTCTGTAGTGGGAAATAGTAAAAGGATTTTTCACTCCCTGTCCCTACCCCCTCAGCACCTTCTTCAAGTAATGTGATGACACCATTTCTTgtgtgctttgaaaaaaaaagtttcagctTGCTGTCTCCTTTAGTGttataaaaaaaagtgttataaaaaGCATTGTTTGCAAAATCTAGGGAGATAACGGAGTCCACTTTAATTTGGAATTCTATGTGAGCTATGATCCAAGTTACTGGCTCTTTCCaccttaaacatttttattgttaaagCACCTTGgcttagaaaattttaagtatttatgtcTGCAACAATTGTCTCAAAATAATGAACTGTGCAAttcttgtcattaaaaaaaaaaaaagatctgaactCTCCCTAATGTGACTTGTTAGTTTCTCTGTATTTCCTGCCAGTGTAAATGTGAAAAGCTTTGCTTGCATTACGTTTTAGAAATGCATTTTGCACACTCGAATTTTGCTGAAGCTCCATGAAAAGGTTAGATCTAAGTAGATGAATAAAGCTATGCACATGTTTTGAAAGTTTAATTTGTGTGTCATTACCAAAAGTGACCTATCCTTATTACTTTGCTGTTCCTAGCTTTACCATCTTTAGAAACATGGCTCAAAGTAATAGTTCTGGGCTAGCTCATCAGTAGAACTAGAAGAGAGGAGAACTGGCACCTATTTTAATAAACTTCAGTTTAAATGAGAGCTGGACTTGTGTCTACTAAAGGGCTTTTCTTGAAACAGGGCAGTTTTATCAGCTTTACAAACTTTTGGATGCTCTTACTTCCTCGTGGAAACTTTGGTTTATTTGATCAAATAGAAATGGGAGGTAACTCAAATATGAGGGAAGGACCTTTGCCGCATGGAGTTCTGTGACAATTCTGTGTCTTAAGCCTGATTTAAAGGTAGGAtaacatttttccctttattgCTTTAGCATATGTTTGGTTTTAATGAATGAATTGTGATTAGAATCATTCAGCTGTTTAAAGATCAAAGCACAGattgttttaaagataatatgtatcttttaaaaattgcccaAGCCGATTAGAATAAAGTTTAGAAACTGGGCGAATTTGGTTAAATTGCTGCAGTCTGCATGTACTAAATAGCTTTAATTCACATGTATGTGTACTTTAAACAATTGTGTAGATGTACTGGCCAGGTTTGTCAAatctttcaaaagattttttgtAATCTTAGAACTTTCATAGAAGAGGCTAAATAAGTTTAAGTAGAAGATAATATTAATGGTATTTTCCCCAAGCTCCTCGatgtaaaagaaatatttctgatttGTAAGTTTTTTCCTGCGTTTAGAAGAGGGTTACTTCCTATCATCAAGTGTGTTCTTGGTGTATGTTGTTGACTTAGAAAACAGCAAAACCCTTCCTTCTGAAAGTGACGGTCAAACACTAAGTCTAGTAGTCAAGATGGGAAGGGTAGCCCATCACGCCTGGCCTTCAGAGGCAGAGATGCAGGAGTGTCGCATCATCTTAGACGGCGGTGGCTACCCCGCAGCATCTGTCAGGAGTTCACTTGTGTTCAGTCTCAGAACATGTTGAAGGAGCAAAGGAAGGTCTGTGTCTTGTGTACATCAGCACTTAGGAGCTGAGTTACCTCTTTTTATCTGTGGGAAAGAATCATTAGTGGACTACCAATTATGTTGGACGatgtttctccttccctcccccaattaaaataaatttttttcagtgtttgttttgccCAGTCAAAAAGATAGGCCTTTTCTAGATAAAAGAACAGTGGCCAGAAATTTACCCTTTTGCTAATTGCTTAGGTATTTGCCATAGCTGTTTCTGATGTCATGGATTCTGAGGAAGTGTCAGTTACATGATGATCTTCCTTTATTGATGTCTTACTCCatgttcagtgttttaaaaatataaattacactCTACATCCATACccagatttacttattttatcagaaaaaaaacctTGAGAAATTTGTAGAtcaaattaaaagacaataagTGTACattgttgaataaaaaattttaaagtttctgagGTGTTTGTGTTATCTTTtgtgtgcctttttaaaaaatctgaaaactaaGATTGTGacattgataatattttttcaaagggTCAAATGTACAAATTAAGTCTTAAATGTGCCATGGTCATTTGTCATAAGACATGATACAGGTTATCAAAGAGCTTAGAATTggcatatttatttgaaaatgagctGTGAGAATAGCTGTCCTACCTTTTTGCATGCCCATTGAACTTTATGTTTTTCCAATTGAAATAAGCCAAAACTGAGCTAAGCAATTAAGCAACTAGAATAAGTTGCCAAGATTCtggatttatttgtaattttatgtaGAAATCCATGGCAATGCACGTTTGAGAAACTTCCTAAGTTTGTATAGCATTGATTTGTcgcaatttgaaaaaaatcaatgctaaCATCAACATATTAGAGTAGGGAATGAGGGGAAGAGATGTGTCTGCCACTATATAGACTGATAAATTTCATATGCTTTTGTGTTCTTTGAGTTAGGGAATAATTGTCCTTGGCCTGGTGAGTGACCTGCAAGGATGCAAAAGGGAATTTGGGGTTTTATTGaagtttgtctttaaaaattctcAGCCCTGTAGGTGTGATTTATACAAGAGTATggtgggatgcttgggtggctcagttggttaagcattcgactcttggctcagggcatgatctcgctcacagtcgtgagttcaagccccatgttggcctccacTAGTGGCGCCGTTAAGCAtctgtttctgctcaggttgtaatctcagggccctgatctTCAGTTTTGATATGCTCCGCACTCACTgagtctgcttgtttctctttccttctgcccctcccccactgaatGCACACTCtcaaatctttggaaaaaaaataaaagtatggtaGTTAATTCAGTctacacagttttttttttttaatgacatttattgTGGATTTCAGCAGCTAACATAAAACTCATTCTAGATTGCTTGGCAGGGTTTCTCTTGGAGCTTCTAATCCGCTACTGTTGGATACGGCGAATCGATTGAATCTGGGAAGTCTGGGCGTGAGAACCCCACTCTCTCCAGTGTTTATAGTCTCCTCCATGATGGTCACATTCCAAGATATATTGATAACCACGGTATCCAGGATACTGGTAGCAGACCCAGCTAGAAAATCCAAAGCACATTCGATTATTAAACTAGTTAGGAACGTGGTCATTACCCTAAAACCTGAGCCTCTTTCCTCAGCACCATTGGTACAGAATAGAATGCCTTTAGGCTTAGGAAATAACAGCCATCCTaattgtgccaggcactgttcgtGAGCATAATAATGGCTACGCTAGTTGAAAATTAACCTTGATCATGAAAAAACGTAAAAaaaggctcagtcggttaagcgtctgactcggttttagctcaggtcatgatctcggggttgtgaggcGGAGCagcatgctcagtggggaatctgctctccctctccctccgcccttccccctgcttgtgcgcatgcgtgcgctcgctctctcaaaaaaaaggtaaaagagtAGTCAACGTAATTCCTTACAGAACTATTTGAGAGGGGAAAAACTGACCTTAAGTTGGTACCAACTTAAGTTGGTAAAACTGATAGTTGGTACCAGCAGcttgaaatttgaaaattaataactAGAATGTGCCAGCCAAAACAATATAGTAAGATATGAAATCTGATAAGATGTAACCCTTGATGGATTAATATTCACAAGATCTACATTTGCAAGAGTTACTTTGAAATGTGCCCCAACATTGTTTTTGCACTTACGCCCCACATTGTATCTTCATGGAACCAACTTCGTTGTTGAGCCAACCCATGGCTTGCAAGGAGGGGTAGTCATCACAGATTTCCCATTGGCGTCCGATGAAGTTTTCCTTCTCAAAGATGGTAATCTTAGACTCCTTATGATTCTGTaatccagaaatttaaaaaaatcatttggtaCCAGTGTTAAAGGTTTTTGTCTTAATTCTTTGATgatcatatttttcaaattcaagaCACTTCTGGTTTACAGAAGGACGTACATGATCATtgattgtaaaaatatttcaggcGATATGGAGGGAAGAATTAATCCTGTCCAATCCAATGTAATACCATAACGTTTACAATGTACAAATAACTGATGTAATACTACGGGGCAacaaaagatggaggaaaaaaatataagagcAGGAAAAAATACTTGCAACACACAGCCAACCAAGGGATTAATATTCACTAACGTGAGAAAAGATCacagaaattaatagaaaaagtaagcccgtgtgtgtatgtgttgtgtgtacGGTGTTGGAAAGAACCTAAAGTCCAGTAGGGGATATGAATACTACACAAGCAGTAAGGCAGAGACTAACCTGTATGAAGGACAAAAACTAGCTCTCACTAGTTATCCTACTGCACTTTTGAAGACCTGGGCTCTTGAGTATTCACTTCCTGCCACTCTTTTAGCTTAATGAAAATACCTTTTAGTAGGAAAAAACCAAATGGCAGATTTAGAAATAGAGGGACCAGtgttgttcttttctctttttttacttttatccttCCTGCTGCATTTCAACATAACTGATGAGAAGTGTCAGTCCATATGCACCctctcttgccccccccccccaatgcacAGAAGTGAAAAAATCAGAGACTCACAGCTGAACAGATGGGGCGGAAGGACATGAGGCGCTCAATGTGGTAAGCATTACTCCCGCTCCAGGCGTCCCAGCGGGGGTATTCTCCTCTCTCCAGGATAAACTGTTGCCCACAGAAGCTGGTATGCTCATAACCAATCCAGCTGCCGAAGACAAGTAGTGGTGTTCGTGGCGCTCAGGGCCTACGTGGCCTCAGGGAGAAGGCATCTTTTGTTTTAGATGTTAAAAGTCGGGTAAAATATCAAGCCAATCCCAATGGAGCCATGTCACAAGAGGTGGGGAGCGGGCTGGCAGCTACGTTACTAGGTTTGtaaatgtaatatttgttttGGGATTATCCACTGAAAGGGTCTGCTTCACTGACCTAAGTAATGTGTCTGAGCAAAGTCAGTCTAAaattatgtttcctttctctccaagTTACCTTATTCTCTACTTGGAGCTCCAGGTTCAGCCAAACCTATTGGCTTCTTCCTAAGGAAGCCAGTCTCCCGTTTCCTTTTAACTTCGTGGGTTCTTGCTCCCGCTGTCACATACCTGCTGATTCCTTATTTATTAAAACACCTCACATCAACTTTTCACAGCCAAGTCTCAATTACCGATGACACCTCAAAGTATTTTACTCCTTTGAAAGTGTTAGCTCAATTTGGTGGCCTGACACTTTCGGAAGCCTCTCCCTGTGCAAAGCCCGTTTTGCTCAGGCCGAAAGAGAgtcctttccttgttttttcagGCTGATGGTAAAGGCCTCAACTATCGTGCCAAAgagtcagaaaacaaaacaggagtcTAACTTGTGAAAGAAATGAATCATCAACAAGAAACTCCTCAAAGAAAGACTAACTGGGACCTCATATGGCTCTTACGTCCTGAGGTTGAGTTTCTTTTTACACAGAGAAGTGAGGGAATTAGCTGGAAAGAGGTTGCAGCTTGATGGTTTCCTCTATTTTCTGCAGGCAACACAAACTAAAGGGTCCAGTGGCTATTCTGAGAGACCCCTAAGTAGTAGCCTGCGGGCTCTAGAGGCACAGATCTGATCACTggcactgcccctccccatggTCTACATTTCTTTAATGCTGCCCCCCGGCCCCCAAAGCCAGTACCAAGCCACTAGGAACCTCATGTTCCTTCTAGCTTTGAGTTACTGAATTACACATGTAGTGATTTCTTTTGAGGTTATATCCTTATGGAGGCCTCTCTCCCAGAACGGAGTAGAATCTGGGGGGACATCTTCCTTCCCTGATCCCCACCTTTATGGCCCCATGTCTACAGAGACCACAACTAAGGGCCCCGAGGTTCTGCTGAGGTCCGTACTCACGCGCCACATTCCACCTTGAGAGACCGGACATTATCAAAACTGCGCTCAGAGACATTTGGGCAGGAGCTGGTGAACTCCATCCTCTTGCCCTGGAAATTCTCCTGGTCATAGATGGTTATCTGAATGGAATTGAATGGGCAAACAGAGTTAGAACGTATCAGGAAGAACAGAGGCCCACGTCAGGAGCTTAACTTTTGTCTGACCCTGTGTTTTCCATCATTAGCTGCAGCCCAGGATGTCTGGTAGGGTGGCTTCCAGTATAGACAGGATGGGAAGGGGCTTGGGTTAATACCACTGGTTGGTGGTGTTTACATGCCCAGGCTAGGGATGAAGTGTGGGGATGGGTTTATGATAGGAATGGTTTGCCAGGAGCAGTACCTGGCCCAGTGGACAGATCAAGGACTCGTAGAGTCCTTCCACCATACTTTCTGTGTAAGTGTGGCCCAGAGGCAAGGACTCTGGGACTCCCAGGCCTTCCTGTCGATTATTTCTTACCTTCTCCAGCCACACTCACTACAGAAACGCACAGTGTAAAGGGAGAATCGTGATAAACCCCTTTCATACCTTGAACTAGAACTTGGCTCTTGAACCTGGCTAGAGGACAAACTCCCAAAGCTGTGAACTGTCCTCCGAGTTGACACAGTGAAGACGGTAGGGGTGTTGGAAACAGTGACAAGCTGAGGATCAGCTGCTTCCGGCCTCAGGttgggagtcaggagacctggttTGGGATCTGGTGGCAAATCTGTCTTCATTTCTGGGCCCCCAGTTTCTCCACGGCGGCATATTCCACTCTGGgctgctctatttttttattcttttttttaaattttatttttaagtaatctctacacccagcgtggggctccaacccacaaccccgagatcgagagctGCATTttctaccgactgagccggccaggtgccccagggctgctCTGTTTCAAGAtgattttcaggggtgcctgggtggctcggtggattaagaggctgcctttggctcaagtcatgatcccagggtcctggatcaagtcctgcatcgggctccctgctcagcggggagtctgctgctccctctgcctctccccgtgcttgtgttctctctctctctcaaacaaataaaatctttttttaaaaaaagatgaatttagcAGTGCGGAGGAGAGGTGACCTAGAAAACTAGGTATCATCTTCCACCCATCGCGGGCTTCCAGGGTCCTTCTTCCGTCGGAATGGGGCATTCTGCAAGATCCTTCCTGAGACAGCATCTGGATGTTGCGTCGCCCCTTCCCCTCAAACCGGTATATTGTCGGTAGGCCACCGTCCCAAGGAAGAGCACAGCCCCGGGGCCGCTCTGGGGCGGCATCTCACACCCTGCGCTGTGGGGCTGCTCAGTAGTCCTTGTGATGGGGGTGAGCTTACCTTCCATGGCCCCACGGACCCCGGCATGGGGTTGGGTTGAGCCATCTTGGTGGGTGGAAGGGTTTCTGGAAGACAAGACACCCATCAGTGACACGGCCTCTGAGTGAAGGATGAGGTGACAGCACAGGCGGGAGGATAGGGGGCTTCAAGTCCAGGAGGTAGACTTTGCCTGGGGTCCCGGCTGCGCCTCTCACCAGCTGAGCCTCCGTGTTTCCTGCTGGCACCTTCCACGTGCGGTGTTTGGGGGCATTGAAGCAGCAATGCAGGTAAGCTGCCGCCCAGGCCGCGTGACCTCTTGATTTGTGCGGCGGTTGCCCTCTTGCTGGCCTCCAGGTCCCCCCTCTGGGTGGCATCACTGCCTCCGTCTGGCCTACCCCAGTATCAAGTCCTGGGTGACCACCCCGTCCCTGCGCAGCGGGGGtcacctcccaccctgctcagTCACAGCCTGACACCCCCGCCTCCGTGAGCTCGCGGCCACGCGCTCCCAGAGAGCCCGGCTGCTTCTCCAGCCTGTGCCGACTCGCTCTCGTTCCCCGTCCCCAGCGCTCGTCAGAGCACTcgtctgtctctctgtcgaagGTGTCCTGGGTGAACCCATCAGTGGCGCGGCCTGGGTCTCCTCACTGATGGATTCGGAGCCGTGCTGGGCCCAAGTCCCGGCCGTTTGGGGCTGAGGGGGAGGACGGGTGGCATTGAAAAAGTCTTACTGAAGGAGAGTGAGCAAGACAAGGGGGGTGATCATAGCTAGCAATGGCTCACTCTGTGCCAGACCCCGTTCCAGATGCTTGGTGTGCGTTAATACATTGAATCTTTGCACCAAGCCTATGAGGGAAGTGCTgtcattctctccattttacaggtgagaatactgaggctcacagaggttagGTAGACAGAAAAGATGGTAGCAAGAGTAAAGGAAGCAAGgataggagggagggaaggagggaagaagacagGCAGTTTTCGTGGCTCAAAACAGCCATCCCTTCTTCCTGGCTCGTCCCGGGCCCAGGGGCTGATGCACATGGAAACTCTGTGATATAGCCTTCCGTTCTGCCCCTCTGACTGAGCATTTCCCAGCTCCCGCCCCCCCCGGACCTTCTCCCTATGCCCGGGAGCCTGCTCATTTCTTGGAGCCCCACGCACCCTCCCAGCCCTGATGGCGACGCCGGGCTCAGTGCCATGTAAATGACTCCTCTTGGGGCAGCGAGAGAAGGCTGCCTCCCCCCGGAGTTCCCTACTCTTCTCCAGTCAGGCCAGGAGGCTCGGACCACAAGGCAGAAACCCGGGCCTcgtcctgggtgtgtgtgtgtgtgtgtgtgtgtgtgtgtgtgtgtgtgtgtgtgtgtgtgtttgtagggGAAGGAGTGGAAGGGCCAGGGCGCCCTGCAGGGCTTTACTCACCCAGCTCCTGCTTCACGGTCTGGGTCTCCATCTGGTGCCACTTCCTCTGCGGCCCTGCTCTTTATAGCCCTGCGGCGGAGGGCCTCTGGCCCTGTCAGCACTCTGCCTTCCCTCGGCTTTTGTCTCCCCTGATCCCCAGAGCTTTGGTGGCTCAGCCTGCTGGGCAGGCACCCCTCAGGCTTTTGTTTAaactgaggaaacagaaatccaaagaGGCGCAGCTGCCGTGGGCAAGGCTGGCGGCTGCAGACCTCGGAGGCTGTGGTCTTGATCTCAGCCGCAAGGCAGGCGAGGACGGGTCCCCGTGTGAGTGCGGGTCCCCTGCCCTTCTCCAAGTTCCTCGTGCTGCTCTGGGACCGTCCTCGGACCCCACGTCCTGGCCAACACATCAAAATGCACCTCACTTCCCATCcatgatatacattttttttgtgaaaaaGTGTGAAAGGACTATAAACATCCTGAACTTTATTAggcccccccaaaaagaaaagttTCACTGTGTTCTCAGGAATCTTTattatactatatttatatagaaatctGATGAATCGCAGACCTGtgcccctgaaacaaataatgcatgatatgttaattgaatttaaattttaaaaaatctgtaagagTTTAATTCAATGGTGCTTGACTAGTGGACATGAATCTCTCTGTAGCTATTGTAGTAAATATTCTAATTAAttctgcagttttattttaaaatttgcggGCCAGTGAATCTTTGGGGGTTGTTAACTGTACGGTTTCAGGAACTTGGAAATCTCACAGGCCCAAGGCATTCTGCCTCTAGTATCCTAAAGGCTACAATGATTTCTCCCTGGAGGTTCAGGGCATCTGGGGAGAGGAGTGTAGGGGAATCATGGGCTTCCCCAGGAGCCCCGGGGGGAGGACGTGTTGCTCAGTCATCACAGCTGCTATgagaagcaggggtgaggggggccCTGAGGTGGGCAAAcatgggttcagatcccagctctccTGGCTGGGTGATTCTGGGCAAGTCATTCAGCCTCTCTCAACCCTGCAAAAGGAGATCATATCAACCTGACACATTACAGGTTCATTATTGCTTATTACCCTCCTGTCTTTCTGGTGACAGATACTATAGAAAATTCCATAGCAGcttggagagaggaagaaactttTCCCAGTAGAGTTCTCCCAATCCCTCTCTGCCATTTGGGTCCAGCCTGTGACTCAAGATTTGTTGGAGCCCCCTTTTTGTAGAACCAAAACCCGGGGGGCGAGTTCTGATATAGATACAAGTATTTGCAGATTTGGGCAGAACATTCCAAACATATAGGTCTGATGCTGAGCACAACGTGCCACCCTGCATGTTTCTGCTGCTTATTAATTGGTGACGTCTGGATCAATGGCCGGCAAGGGACAGAGTTGCCTTGGGGATTATGGCAGGCTATGGCCGGCTGGTGGCCGAGCAAGGGCTTAAGGGACCAGCTGTCCGTGGCTGGTGGTTCTTCCtcacctttccttctcttcctgcacAAAATTAGGGTCTTAGGAAAACACCTATCTCGTCATTTGTTACTCGTTCATTCCCTGCCCCCTGGACTGGCAATGTGCTCTCGTGGCACCCTGCACTTCTCCCACGATCGCATTGGTGACACTGCAGAGAATACTTTAGAAACTAGAaatactgaggggcgcctgggtggcacagcggttaagcgtctgcctttggctcagggcgtgatcctaacattatgggatcgagccccacatcaggctcctccgctatgagcctgcttcttcctctcccactccccctgctttgtgttccctctctcgctggctgtctctatctctgttgaatgaataaataaataaataaatcttaaaaaaaaaaaaaaagaaaagaaactagaaatacTGGGCTCCAAGGAGGGCAACTGAGGCACCGGGGGCTCAGGTAGAGGACAAAATGTTTCATGTTGTGTTTGTCTGtactttttgagtttttgttttgttttgtttttaagatttttatttttttatttattcgacagagatagagacagccagcgagagagggaacacaagcagggggagtgggagaggaagaagcaggctcatagcagaggagcctgatgtggggctcgatcccacaacgccgggatcacgccctgagccgaaggcagacgcttaaccgctgtgccacccaggcgccccatgtactTTTTGAGTTTTGAACAACGTGAGCACAATTGCTATCAAAATCACTCAAgctatttttgaaaacaaaaaagccGAATCGCTGAATTATCGTCCTCTTCTACTTGACTTCACGCTCCGGGAAGGCAGGGACTGCCTGTCTTGTTCATCATTACATCTTCCGTTCTGGGCATGACTCCTAGCTCggtaaatatgtttttgtttttttttttttaagattttatttatttattcgacagagatagagacagccagcgagagagggaacacaagcagggggagtgggagaggaagaagcaggctcccagcggaggagcctgatgtggggctcgatcccataacgccgggatcacgccctgagccgaaggcagacgcttaaccgctgtgccacccaggcgcccctcggtaAATATGTTTTGAGTGAATGGACGGATACATGAATGACACCCTCTGATGACGTTTAGTACCTCCGGGGGCACAGAGGTAACCGTGAGATAGTCCTTTACCCTGGTGACAACTGACCTGCTTGGGTTGTGTTTCTGCTTTGTATACTCTCAGCATCTTCATTTGGGGGCTTTATACCCCGTTTAAGTGTTAGTACAACCAAGACTGATCACGccaatttattaattaattatttatttatttaagattttatttatttatttgagacagagagagagagagcacaaggaagggcagaaggagacgcagactcgccactgagcagggagcctgacgtgggacttgatcccaggaccccaggatcatgacctgagctgaaggcagacgcccaactgactgagccacccaggcgccctgatcgAG comes from the Ailuropoda melanoleuca isolate Jingjing chromosome 13, ASM200744v2, whole genome shotgun sequence genome and includes:
- the CRYBA1 gene encoding beta-crystallin A3; its protein translation is METQTVKQELETLPPTKMAQPNPMPGSVGPWKITIYDQENFQGKRMEFTSSCPNVSERSFDNVRSLKVECGAWIGYEHTSFCGQQFILERGEYPRWDAWSGSNAYHIERLMSFRPICSANHKESKITIFEKENFIGRQWEICDDYPSLQAMGWLNNEVGSMKIQCGAWVCYQYPGYRGYQYILECDHHGGDYKHWREWGSHAQTSQIQSIRRIQQ